In Entelurus aequoreus isolate RoL-2023_Sb linkage group LG02, RoL_Eaeq_v1.1, whole genome shotgun sequence, one genomic interval encodes:
- the ctr9 gene encoding RNA polymerase-associated protein CTR9 homolog has protein sequence MSRGSIEIPLRDTDEVIELDFDQLPEGDEVISILKQEHTQLHIWIALALEYYKQGKTEDFVKLLEAARIDGNLDYRDHEKDQMTCLDTLAAYYVQQARKEKNKDAKKELITQATLLYTMADKIIMYDQNHLLGRACFCLLEGDKMDQADAQFHFVLNQSTNNIPALLGKACISFNKKDYRGALAYYKKALRTNPGCPAEVRLGMGHCFVKLNKLEKARLAFGRALELNSKCVGALVGLAVLELNNKEADSIKNGVQLLSRAYTIDPSNPMVLNHLANHFFFKKDYSKVQHLALHAFHNTEVEAMQAESCYQLARSFHVQEDYDQAFQYYYQATQFASSTFVLPFFGLGQMYVYRRDKENAAQCFEKVLKAYPNNYETIKILGSLYATSEDQEKRDIAKGHLKKVTEQYPDDVEAWIELAQILEQTDIQGALSAYGTATRILQEKVQADVPPEILNNLGALHFRLGNLEEAKKYFLASLDRAKAEGEHDEHYYNAISVTTSYNLARLYEAMCEFHEAEKLYKNILREHPNYVDCYLRLGAMARDKGNFYEASDWFKEALQINQDHPDAWSLIGNLHLAKQEWGPGQKKFERILKQPSTQNDTYSMLALGNVWLQTLHQPTRDREKEKRHQDRALAIYKQVLRNDSKNLYAANGIGAVLAHKGYFREARDVFAQVREATADISDVWLNLAHIYVEQKQYISAVQMYENCLKKFYKHQNTEVLLYLARALFKCGKLQECKQMLLKARHVAPSDTVLMFNVALVLQRLATVVLKDEKSNLKAVLSAVKELELAHRYFSYLSKAGDKMRFDLAHAASEARQCSDLLSQAQYHVARARKQDEEDKELRAKQEQERDLLRQQMLKEQEDRRNREAEEQKKLLEQRALFVEKTKNLLTFAEGSKEASKEKKKGGGGGRRKKGGDMDEFVNDDSDEDLPVKKRRRKVDSGSEQDENEDGEKKSRKKKRRAPRDDRDSDDEEGGAQPKKQRKIKERKKIEKAQLERPPPSLKGKIKSKAIISSSESSSDEDGLKIAEDRNQRDSGSGSDDDDGGNHRKRIASDSDSDGGRNRSASEAASPQRSAASPQRSAGSGNDDDSGSDRPVTKRRAQQQSDSEQSDNESKRSASDESRPASPVAVSERESEPGSDNEGSPRRSDNGSGPEASNNDDDSD, from the exons ATGTCTCGAGGGTCCATCGAGATCCCCCTGCGGGACACAGATGAG GTCATTGAGCTTGACTTTGACCAGCTGCCTGAAGGGGATGAAGTCATCAGTATCCTGAAGCAAGAACACACGCAGCTGCACATATGGATTGCCTTGGCG CTGGAGTACTACAAGCAGGGCAAAACAGAGGACTTTGTCAAACTTTTAGAGGCGGCGCGTATCGACGGCAACTTGGACTATAGAGACCACGAAAAGGACCAGATGACCTGTCTGGATACTCTGGCAGCTTACTACGTGCAGCAGGCACGCAAAGAGAAAAACAAAGATGCCAAAAAAGAGCTCATCACACAGGCCACGCTGTTGTACACCATGGCAGACAAGATAATCATGTATGATCAG AACCATTTGCTGGGAAGAGCTTGTTTCTGCCTTCTGGAAGGAGACAAGATGGATCAGGCTGACGCTCAGTTCCACTTTGTCCTGAACCAGTCTACCAATAATATCCCTGCTTTACTTG GTAAGGCTTGTATATCCTTCAATAAAAAGGATTACAGAGGTGCACTCGCGTACTACAAAAAGGCTCTACGCACAAACCCAGGCTGTCCAG CTGAGGTAAGACTGGGGATGGGCCACTGCTTTGTCAAACTCAACAAACTGGAGAAAGCCCGCTTGGCTTTCGGCCGCGCCCTGGAGCTCAATTCCAAATGTGTGGGAGCTCTTGTCGGCTTGGCTGTGCTGGAGCTCAACAACAAGGAAGCAGACTCCATCAAGAATGGAGTGCAGCTCTTGTCACGCGCCTACACCATTGACCCGAGCAATCCCATGGTGCTCAACCACCTCGCCAACCACTTTTTCTTCAAAAAG GACTACAGCAAAGTGCAGCATTTGGCTCTGCATGCTTTTCACAACACAGAAGTAGAGGCCATGCAGGCTGAGAGTTGCTATCAGTTGGCTCGCTCTTTTCACGTGCAG GAGGACTATGACCAAGCCTTTCAGTATTACTACCAGGCTACTCAGTTTGCCTCGTCCACATTCGTGCTGCCCTTTTTCGGCCTGGGACAGATGTACGTTTATCGAAGAGACAAAGAGAACGCAGCACAGTGCTTTGAAAAGGTGTTAAAGGCCTACCCTAACAACTATGAGACAATCAAAATTTTGGGCTCTCTATATGCAACATCTGAGGACCAGGAGAAGCGAGACATTGCCAAA GGTCATCTAAAGAAAGTTACAGAGCAGTACCCTGATGACGTGGAGGCCTGGATCGAGCTGGCTCAGATTCTAGAGCAGACCGACATCCAAGGAGCGCTTTCCGCCTATGGCACAGCTACACGCATACTACAGGAGAAGGTGCAGGCTGATGTCCCACCCGAGATTCTCAACAACCTGGGGGCTCTTCACTTCAGACTGGGCAACCTGGAAGAGGCCAAG AAATACTTCTTAGCATCTCTGGATCGGGCAAAAGCTGAGGGCGAACACGACGAGCACTACTACAACGCCATTTCTGTTACCACGTCTTACAACCTGGCCCGTCTGTATGAGGCCATGTGTGAATTCCATGAAGCAGAGAAGCTCTACAAGAACATCCTAAGAGAGCATCCTAACTATGTGGACT GCTATTTGCGTCTGGGTGCAATGGCACGTGACAAAGGCAATTTCTACGAAGCTTCTGACTGGTTCAAAGAGGCCCTGCAGATTAATCAG GATCACCCAGACGCCTGGTCCCTCATAGGGAACCTTCATTTGGCCAAACAGGAGTGGGGACCGGGACAAAAGAAGTTTGAGCGTATTCTGAAGCAGCCGTCCACTCAGAACGACACCTACTCCATGTTGGCTTTGGGCAACGTGTGGCTGCAGACCCTTCATCAGCCCACTAGAGACAGAGAGAag GAAAAGAGACACCAGGATCGTGCCTTGGCCATATACAAACAAGTCCTACGGAATGACTCCAAGAACCTTTACGCTGCGAACGGCATTG GTGCCGTCCTGGCCCATAAGGGTTACTTCAGAGAAGCCCGGGACGTGTTTGCCCAGGTGAGGGAAGCCACAGCAGACATCAGCGACGTGTGGTTGAACCTGGCTCACATCTACGTGGAGCAGAAGCAGTACATCAGTGCTGTGCAGATG TATGAGAACTGCTTGAAGAAGTTTTACAAACACCAGAACACAGAGGTCCTGCTCTACTTGGCACGAGCTCTCTTCAAATGTGGGAAACTTCAGGAGTGCAAGCAGATGCTGCTCAAG GCACGCCACGTAGCTCCCAGCGACACTGTGCTCATGTTCAACGTGGCCCTGGTGCTTCAGCGGCTTGCCACTGTAGTGCTGAAAGATGAGAAGAGCAACCTGAAGGCTGTGCTGAGTGCCGTCAAAGAGCTGGAACTGGCTCACAG GTATTTTAGTTACTTGAGCAAAGCTGGAGACAAGATGAGATTTGATCTTGCACACGCTGCTTCTGAAGCCAG GCAGTGCTCAGATCTGCTGAGTCAGGCGCAGTACCACGTAGCGAGGGCCAGGAAGCAGGACGAGGAGGACAAGGAACTGCGTGCCAAACAAGAACAAGAGAGGGACCTTCTGCGCCAACAGATGCTAAAAGAGCAG GAGGACAGAAGGAACAGAGAGGCTGAAGAACAGAAGAAGCTGCTGGAACAAAGAGCTTTGTTTGTGGAGAAGACCAAGAACCTGCTCACCTTCGCCGAGGGCTCCAAGGAGGCAtccaaggagaagaagaagggagGAGGTGGTGGACGT CGTAAGAAAGGAGGCGACATGGACGAGTTTGTCAACGACGACTCCGACGAGGACCTGCCCgtcaagaagaggaggaggaaggtgGACAGCGGCAGCGAGCAGGACGAGAACGAGGACGGAGAGAAGAAGTCGCGCAAGAAGAAGAGGAG AGCTCCGAGAGACGACAGGGACAGTGATGACGAGGAAGGAGGAGCTCAACCCAAGAAGCAGCGCAAAATCAAAGAGCGCAAGAAGATTGAAAAg GCCCAGCTTGAGCGTCCTCCACCTTCTCTCAAAGGAAAGATCAAGTCAAAGGCGATCATCTCGTCCTCCGAGTCTTCCTCCGATGAGGATGGCCTAAAAATAGCGGAGGACAG AAACCAAAGAGACAGCGGTTCCGGTTCTGACGACGACGATGGCGGCAACCACAGGAAGCGCATCGCATCCGACAGCGACTCAGACGGCGGGAGGAACCGTTCCGCCAGCGAGGCAGCCAGCCCTCAGCGCTCGGCAGCCAGCCCTCAGCGCTCGGCAGGTTCCGGCAACGACGACGACTCCGGCAGCGACCGTCCAGTGACAAAGAGGAGGGCGCAGCAGCAGTCCGACTCGGAGCAGTCTGACAATGAGAGCAAGAGGTCCGCGTCAGACGAGTCCCGGCCCGCATCACCCGTTGCCGTGTCGGAGCGGGAATCGGAGCCTGGATCGGACAATGAGGGCTCTCCTCGTCGCTCTGACAACGGATCAGGACCTGAGGCGTCCAACAATGACGATGACAGTGATTAA